A window of Methanolobus sediminis contains these coding sequences:
- a CDS encoding PAS domain-containing sensor histidine kinase yields the protein MPAKNNIIQNFTFDIKSIDIWEDGVIILSPDGNVLFTNKAWKHFSEKYEPGSQCTEGSDFFAFCDEHANINSREKIKLIENGIKEVISGKSSSFNTEYSYKYNGNHGWFLLKVHPLSSEVPTGVLLQHIDITETKNKIQDSEELLTDICQIARIGGWEFEVESGKGNWTPQVARIHELDLDISTNPDFGMTFYAPGSREIIEEAIQNVIEKGRPYDLELEFITAKGTQKWVRTTGHPKMSEGKVVKVTGSLQDITDRKNAEKALEMESMKRRILIEQSADGIVIIDQNGKVFEANKKFADMLGYTEKEMSSLHMWDWDTQYTREQLLEMVRLADEVGVTHETKQRCKDGTLLDVEISGNGAIFGNEKLIFCVCRDITDRKNTEEALIHAKQMAEEASDSKSEFLATMSHELRTPLNSIIGFSDIMSHQIVGELNDKQSEYIDHIANSGKHLLGLINSILDFSKIEAGKMEICCCPFCVGDVVEEVRATTIPIAEVKNININVSVEPDLIMNADKTKFKQILYNLVSNAIKFTEKGGTISINIKRVDDMIHTSVKDNGIGISGENTARLFEPFKQLSKYSTREQGGTGLGLTIVKKYVEMHKGKIWVQSKPGQGSTFAFVIPAESKMEVLNL from the coding sequence ATGCCTGCAAAAAATAATATTATTCAAAATTTTACCTTTGATATAAAATCAATAGACATCTGGGAAGATGGGGTTATCATACTGTCACCAGATGGCAATGTATTATTTACCAACAAAGCCTGGAAACATTTTTCCGAGAAATATGAACCTGGCAGTCAATGTACAGAAGGTTCCGATTTTTTTGCATTTTGTGATGAACATGCTAATATTAACAGCAGGGAAAAAATTAAACTCATAGAAAATGGGATTAAAGAGGTTATCTCTGGTAAGAGCAGTTCGTTCAATACAGAATATTCCTACAAATACAATGGCAATCACGGATGGTTCCTGCTGAAAGTCCATCCACTTTCCAGTGAAGTACCCACAGGTGTCCTTTTGCAACATATTGACATTACAGAAACAAAGAACAAGATACAAGATAGTGAAGAACTCCTGACTGATATATGTCAAATTGCCAGGATAGGTGGATGGGAATTCGAAGTAGAGTCCGGCAAAGGCAATTGGACACCTCAAGTTGCCAGAATACATGAACTTGATCTGGATATTTCAACAAACCCTGATTTTGGAATGACATTTTACGCACCGGGCTCAAGGGAAATCATTGAAGAAGCAATTCAGAATGTAATCGAAAAAGGACGACCCTATGACCTTGAGCTTGAATTCATAACTGCAAAAGGCACTCAGAAATGGGTTCGAACTACTGGTCATCCTAAAATGAGTGAAGGTAAAGTTGTGAAAGTAACCGGCTCTCTTCAGGACATCACTGACCGCAAAAATGCTGAAAAAGCTCTTGAAATGGAATCTATGAAAAGACGGATTCTTATTGAGCAGTCTGCAGACGGAATAGTAATTATTGATCAGAACGGAAAAGTGTTTGAAGCGAACAAAAAGTTTGCAGATATGCTGGGATACACAGAAAAAGAAATGAGCTCACTACACATGTGGGACTGGGATACCCAATATACCCGTGAGCAGTTATTAGAAATGGTACGTCTTGCTGATGAGGTAGGCGTGACACATGAAACAAAGCAAAGGTGTAAGGATGGAACTCTTCTTGATGTGGAAATTAGTGGAAACGGAGCAATTTTCGGAAATGAGAAATTAATTTTCTGTGTGTGCAGAGACATCACAGACAGGAAGAATACGGAAGAAGCTCTTATCCATGCAAAACAAATGGCAGAAGAGGCCAGCGACAGCAAAAGTGAGTTTCTGGCAACCATGAGCCATGAACTAAGAACACCTCTTAATTCAATCATCGGGTTCTCTGATATCATGTCGCATCAAATAGTAGGTGAGTTAAATGATAAACAATCTGAGTACATTGACCATATTGCAAATAGTGGCAAACACCTGCTGGGACTTATCAATTCAATTCTTGATTTCTCAAAGATAGAAGCCGGCAAAATGGAGATTTGCTGCTGTCCTTTCTGTGTAGGTGACGTAGTTGAAGAAGTAAGAGCTACAACAATACCTATTGCAGAAGTTAAGAACATCAATATCAATGTAAGTGTTGAACCTGATCTTATAATGAATGCAGACAAGACAAAGTTCAAACAGATACTTTACAATCTGGTAAGCAATGCTATCAAGTTCACTGAAAAAGGAGGAACAATAAGCATTAATATCAAACGGGTTGATGACATGATCCATACAAGTGTTAAGGACAACGGAATTGGAATTTCCGGTGAGAATACAGCCCGACTTTTTGAGCCATTCAAGCAACTTAGTAAGTACAGTACCAGAGAACAGGGTGGAACGGGACTTGGACTTACAATTGTTAAGAAATATGTTGAAATGCACAAGGGAAAAATCTGGGTCCAGAGTAAACCGGGACAAGGCAGTACATTTGCGTTCGTGATACCTGCTGAGTCGAAAATGGAAGTTTTAAACCTCTAA
- a CDS encoding PAS domain-containing sensor histidine kinase — protein sequence MEEKVHHWKQAGDDLSLLCNEETLIDYFLKNGEIYRDLFQNEKAVVLLIDQSNCKILDANYAASDFYGWSLEELKTIDISNIDVCIMESRKGKANDLSIDCKIAGDKNYFFSKHMLANGEIRDVKIYRSAPLAEEKYLHYIVVRDVTEQKKAEKGLKIACFSLENFSDTVLWTRTNGEFFFVNKSACNLLGYSKEELLTMSVPDIDPSMTIETWNEHWKQVKDKKSFTFHSMYLTKEKRLRHVEITVNYTLYGGKEYNCAIVKDVSERLKSENALAEEVHWRRLLMEQSRDGMVILEIDGSVFETNPAFAEMLGYSVEEIQKMHVWDWDTNFNRDQLIDLINCADFRGRLFETKQKCKDGTILNVEINSNLMAYSGKKLVFCVCRDITEKKRYADELLKAKITAEEASQTKNEFLATMSHELRTPLNSIIGFSEILMGEDFGEVNMAQAEYIDYISKSGKHLLNVINDILDLSKTEAGKMELNYEQFYLLESINEVKMAVTPLAMKKGVGLELKFDSLPEMIVADRTKFQEIIYNLTNNAIKFTPENGKVTIEASTSDNSIFISIQDTGIGISMNDMDKLFQPFRQIKPYMNHELEGTGLGLAITKKFIEMHGGRISVQSKPGEGSNFVFTIPTEPEYDNINADI from the coding sequence ATGGAAGAAAAAGTGCATCATTGGAAACAGGCAGGAGATGATCTGTCCCTCCTATGCAATGAGGAGACATTGATCGACTATTTTCTAAAAAATGGAGAAATTTACCGCGACCTTTTTCAAAATGAAAAAGCTGTCGTACTTTTAATTGATCAGAGTAACTGTAAGATACTTGATGCTAACTATGCTGCTTCTGATTTTTATGGATGGTCACTGGAAGAACTAAAAACCATTGATATTAGTAATATAGATGTATGCATTATGGAATCAAGGAAAGGAAAAGCAAATGATCTTTCCATTGACTGCAAAATCGCCGGAGATAAGAATTACTTTTTTTCAAAACACATGCTTGCAAACGGCGAAATTCGTGATGTGAAGATCTATAGAAGTGCTCCGCTTGCTGAAGAAAAATATCTGCACTATATAGTGGTCCGGGATGTAACTGAACAGAAAAAAGCTGAAAAAGGATTAAAAATAGCCTGTTTCTCACTGGAAAATTTCAGCGATACCGTTTTATGGACAAGAACAAACGGAGAATTCTTTTTTGTCAACAAATCTGCCTGTAATCTGCTTGGATATTCTAAAGAGGAACTCCTGACGATGTCAGTACCGGATATTGACCCCTCCATGACAATTGAAACATGGAATGAGCACTGGAAACAGGTTAAAGATAAAAAGAGTTTTACATTTCATTCCATGTATCTGACAAAAGAAAAAAGACTACGACATGTTGAGATAACTGTCAACTACACGCTCTACGGAGGAAAAGAATATAATTGTGCTATTGTCAAAGATGTTTCTGAACGTCTCAAATCTGAAAATGCGCTTGCTGAAGAGGTACACTGGCGTCGTCTTCTCATGGAGCAGTCAAGGGACGGAATGGTTATACTGGAGATAGATGGAAGTGTCTTTGAAACAAATCCTGCTTTTGCTGAAATGCTTGGATATTCCGTAGAGGAAATTCAGAAGATGCATGTATGGGACTGGGATACCAATTTCAATAGGGATCAACTGATCGATCTGATAAACTGTGCGGATTTCAGAGGAAGGCTGTTTGAAACAAAACAGAAATGTAAAGATGGAACTATCCTCAACGTTGAAATAAATTCGAATCTCATGGCATATAGCGGAAAAAAACTCGTTTTTTGTGTCTGCAGGGATATAACGGAGAAGAAAAGATATGCAGATGAACTACTAAAGGCAAAGATCACTGCTGAGGAAGCAAGTCAGACCAAGAATGAATTCCTGGCAACGATGAGCCATGAGCTAAGAACACCTCTCAATTCGATTATTGGCTTTTCTGAAATTCTGATGGGAGAGGACTTCGGAGAAGTAAACATGGCACAAGCCGAGTATATTGATTACATCTCAAAGAGCGGAAAGCACCTCTTGAATGTGATAAATGATATTCTGGACCTTTCAAAGACAGAAGCTGGAAAAATGGAACTTAACTACGAACAATTCTACCTTCTTGAAAGTATCAATGAAGTAAAGATGGCAGTGACACCGCTGGCCATGAAAAAGGGAGTGGGACTTGAACTTAAATTTGATTCTTTACCAGAAATGATAGTTGCTGACAGGACTAAATTCCAGGAAATAATCTATAATCTCACAAATAATGCAATAAAGTTTACTCCGGAAAATGGAAAAGTTACAATTGAAGCCAGTACATCGGACAATTCAATCTTCATAAGTATACAGGATACTGGAATTGGTATCTCTATGAATGACATGGACAAGCTTTTCCAGCCATTCAGACAAATAAAACCTTATATGAATCATGAACTTGAGGGAACCGGTCTCGGACTGGCCATTACGAAAAAATTCATAGAAATGCATGGAGGCAGGATCAGTGTTCAAAGCAAGCCTGGTGAAGGAAGCAATTTTGTTTTTACGATTCCAACTGAACCGGAATATGACAACATAAATGCTGATATATGA